A portion of the Intestinibacillus sp. Marseille-P6563 genome contains these proteins:
- a CDS encoding threonine/serine exporter family protein, producing the protein MLNMQNDVERVARLTATEIITISIDIGQRLLESGAEIYRVEESIARICRAYGAKDIQVYAVPTAIIASMVPAEGNPITRVTRIYHRSTNLGRLDQLNALCRSLCKEPMDYESIQEQLHLIDQHANFRAAELCLATGGSGLFFTLLFGGSLAEALCACCTCLVLWGLITSMNRIHVNGLFLNVAGGFWVALSGLLCYRFGWVGQYDTMIVGSIMALVPGLPMTNAIRDLIAGDIVAGITKFTEALLVAAGIAVGAAMPLSLAGMLGG; encoded by the coding sequence ATGCTGAACATGCAAAACGATGTGGAAAGGGTGGCAAGGTTGACCGCAACTGAAATCATTACCATTTCGATCGATATCGGCCAGCGACTGCTGGAAAGCGGGGCAGAGATTTACCGGGTCGAGGAATCCATAGCGCGCATTTGCCGGGCTTATGGGGCAAAAGATATTCAGGTTTATGCTGTACCAACAGCCATCATTGCTTCCATGGTGCCTGCGGAAGGCAATCCCATCACCCGTGTCACGCGCATTTATCATCGCAGCACCAATTTGGGACGGCTTGACCAGCTCAATGCCTTGTGCCGCAGCCTTTGCAAAGAGCCGATGGATTATGAATCTATTCAGGAACAGCTGCATTTGATCGATCAGCATGCAAATTTCCGTGCTGCCGAGTTGTGTTTGGCTACCGGCGGTTCCGGACTATTTTTTACGTTGCTGTTTGGCGGTAGTCTGGCCGAAGCCTTATGCGCCTGCTGTACGTGCCTGGTACTTTGGGGGCTGATAACCTCTATGAACCGAATCCATGTCAATGGACTATTTTTGAACGTCGCGGGTGGCTTTTGGGTAGCGCTGTCGGGCTTGCTTTGTTATCGTTTTGGATGGGTCGGGCAGTATGATACCATGATTGTAGGGTCGATCATGGCTTTGGTGCCTGGACTACCCATGACCAACGCGATTCGCGATCTGATTGCTGGCGATATTGTTGCAGGCATTACAAAATTTACCGAAGCCCTTTTGGTCGCAGCCGGTATCGCTGTGGGGGCAGCCATGCCGCTGAGCCTTGCCGGTATGCTGGGAGGATAA
- the xdh gene encoding selenium-dependent xanthine dehydrogenase yields MLTNIPEEQKGYRLTINGKTYEFAGDRKLLDVLRNDLRLKSVKDGCSEGACGTCTVLIDGKPVKACVQKISRLDGKTIQTVEGLSDYEKELYVYAYGEAGAVQCGFCIPGMVICTKALLDSNPNPTREEIAFALRNNYCRCTGYKKIIDAVEIAAALKRSGGSIPKPEAIHGIGQRAHRIDVREKVLGTGKYTDDFDAMDFPGMVYGSAVRSAYPRARVLSIDKSEAEKVPGILCVATAADIPGQNKIGHIKNDWATLIQVGNITRYLGDAIALVCGETLEAIEQAKKLVKVEYEELPAVFDPIKAMQRDSPYVHKEGNILAFEHLVRGNADEAILNSAHVVTREYETPFTEHAFLEPECAVAWADREKGEVTIYSSDQGVYATQHECSLMLGLPPEKVHVINALVGGGFGGKEDMTVQHHAALLTWMTGRPVKVKLTRQESILIHPKRHPMKMRFTTACDKDGYLTGMKATIIADTGAYASLGGPVLQRACTHAAGPYNYQNVSIEGTAVYTNNPPAGAFRGFGVTQSCFATECNLNLLAEMMGISPWEIRYRNAIRPGQELPNGQIAEPGTALVETLEAVKDVFESHPYAGIACAMKNAGVGVGLPDWGRCRLTVEDGRIHIRSGASCIGQGLGTVLMQIACEATGFPVDKIVYEIAETNNAPDSGVTSGSRQTLITGEACRRACVKLLDALQGQPLDVLNGQEFIGEYLAATDPMGAPKKNPVSHVAYGYATQVVCLREDGTVEKVVAAHDVGRAINPLSVEGQIEGGVVMSLGFALTEQFPLENGLPKVKFGTLGLFRANKTPDVQPIIVEKNTPKLSYGSVGIGEITSIPTAPAVQGAYYKLDGRFRTTLPLEHTAYSKK; encoded by the coding sequence ATGCTGACGAATATCCCGGAAGAGCAGAAGGGCTATCGGTTAACGATCAATGGCAAGACTTATGAGTTTGCCGGCGACCGAAAACTATTGGATGTTCTGCGCAACGATCTGCGGCTCAAATCGGTCAAGGACGGTTGTTCGGAAGGGGCATGCGGCACTTGTACGGTGCTGATCGACGGCAAGCCGGTCAAGGCTTGTGTACAGAAAATCTCCCGGCTGGATGGCAAGACCATTCAAACCGTGGAAGGTCTGAGCGATTATGAAAAAGAATTGTATGTCTATGCCTACGGGGAAGCAGGCGCCGTACAATGCGGATTCTGCATTCCCGGTATGGTAATCTGTACCAAGGCGTTACTGGACAGCAATCCCAACCCCACGCGAGAGGAAATCGCTTTTGCACTACGGAACAATTACTGTCGCTGTACGGGCTATAAGAAGATTATTGACGCGGTTGAGATCGCAGCAGCTCTCAAACGCAGCGGCGGCTCGATTCCAAAACCGGAAGCCATCCATGGGATCGGGCAACGGGCTCATCGCATTGATGTACGAGAAAAAGTCCTGGGGACCGGAAAGTATACCGATGACTTTGATGCCATGGATTTTCCCGGCATGGTCTATGGTTCGGCCGTACGTTCTGCCTATCCGCGCGCGCGAGTATTGTCCATCGACAAAAGCGAGGCCGAAAAAGTCCCCGGAATCTTGTGTGTCGCAACTGCGGCCGATATTCCCGGGCAAAATAAAATCGGCCATATCAAAAACGACTGGGCAACGCTTATTCAAGTCGGTAACATTACGCGATACTTGGGCGATGCCATCGCGCTGGTATGCGGGGAAACTCTGGAAGCGATCGAGCAGGCCAAAAAGCTGGTCAAAGTGGAATATGAAGAATTGCCGGCTGTGTTTGATCCCATCAAAGCCATGCAGCGAGATTCTCCGTATGTTCATAAAGAAGGCAATATTCTGGCATTCGAGCATTTGGTGCGCGGCAATGCCGATGAAGCGATTCTAAATTCGGCTCATGTTGTGACGCGGGAATACGAAACTCCCTTTACAGAGCATGCATTTTTGGAACCCGAATGCGCGGTTGCCTGGGCCGATCGGGAAAAGGGCGAAGTGACCATCTATTCCTCCGATCAGGGTGTGTATGCCACCCAACATGAATGCTCCCTAATGCTGGGGCTGCCGCCGGAAAAGGTGCATGTAATCAATGCGCTGGTCGGTGGCGGATTTGGCGGCAAAGAGGATATGACCGTACAGCATCACGCGGCATTGCTCACATGGATGACCGGTCGACCGGTCAAAGTCAAACTGACACGTCAGGAAAGTATCCTCATCCATCCCAAACGCCATCCGATGAAAATGCGGTTTACAACAGCCTGCGATAAAGATGGCTATCTCACCGGCATGAAGGCAACGATTATCGCTGATACCGGCGCTTATGCCTCCTTGGGCGGTCCGGTCTTGCAGCGTGCCTGCACCCATGCGGCGGGGCCTTATAATTACCAAAATGTATCCATTGAGGGCACGGCAGTCTATACCAACAATCCGCCTGCCGGTGCATTCCGAGGATTTGGCGTCACACAAAGCTGTTTTGCCACCGAATGCAACCTCAATTTACTCGCTGAGATGATGGGTATTTCGCCTTGGGAAATTCGCTATCGCAATGCCATCCGTCCGGGGCAGGAACTGCCCAATGGGCAAATCGCAGAGCCCGGAACTGCACTGGTAGAAACGTTGGAAGCCGTCAAGGATGTCTTTGAAAGCCATCCGTATGCTGGCATTGCCTGTGCGATGAAGAATGCTGGCGTTGGCGTCGGGCTGCCTGACTGGGGACGCTGCCGCTTAACTGTCGAAGATGGACGGATTCATATTCGTTCGGGTGCTTCCTGCATTGGGCAGGGCTTGGGTACGGTTCTCATGCAGATCGCCTGCGAAGCGACCGGTTTCCCCGTGGATAAAATCGTCTATGAAATTGCAGAAACCAACAACGCTCCGGATTCGGGTGTCACATCGGGGTCGCGTCAGACCCTGATCACTGGCGAAGCTTGCCGGCGCGCCTGCGTGAAACTACTAGATGCTTTGCAGGGCCAGCCCCTCGATGTGCTCAATGGCCAGGAATTCATCGGAGAATATCTGGCTGCGACCGACCCCATGGGCGCACCGAAGAAGAATCCGGTGTCCCATGTCGCGTATGGATATGCCACCCAGGTGGTCTGCTTGCGTGAGGACGGCACCGTAGAAAAAGTCGTTGCAGCACACGATGTCGGCCGGGCAATCAATCCGCTGTCGGTCGAAGGGCAGATTGAGGGCGGCGTTGTCATGAGTCTGGGCTTTGCACTGACCGAGCAATTCCCGCTCGAAAATGGGCTTCCCAAGGTCAAATTCGGTACGCTGGGGCTCTTTCGAGCCAATAAAACACCGGATGTCCAGCCCATCATCGTCGAAAAGAATACCCCTAAGCTTTCGTATGGCAGCGTCGGAATCGGCGAAATCACGTCCATTCCTACGGCACCTGCCGTACAGGGCGCCTATTATAAATTGGACGGTCGATTCCGTACCACATTGCCGTTAGAACATACGGCGTACAGCAAAAAATAA